In Prosthecobacter sp. SYSU 5D2, the following proteins share a genomic window:
- a CDS encoding Gfo/Idh/MocA family oxidoreductase: MSIQRIGIILNGVTGRMGTNQHLVRSILAIIRQGGIKVSDDLTLMPDPILTGRSASKLKALAEKHSCEKTGPLKTSTDLEAVLADAAYPIFFDASGTLHRARFVEMAAAAGKAIYCEKPTAVETAEALRLAEVCEKAGIKNGVVQDKLWLPGLRKLALLKSQGFFGRILSVRGEFGYWVFTGEHEGQPAQRPSWNYRKADGGGIIVDMLCHWRYVIDNLFGEVKAVSCLGATHIPQRVDEKGQTYACDTDDSCYATFETADDVVCQFNSSWNVRVRRDDLLTLQVDGTHGSAMVGLRKCWFQSMAGTPKPVWNPDVDSPINHYDHWQEVPDTAEYDNAFKIQWELFIKHVALDTPFRWTLREGAKGVQLAELGLQSWAQRKWLDVPKI; the protein is encoded by the coding sequence ATGAGCATCCAACGCATCGGCATCATCCTCAACGGCGTCACCGGCCGCATGGGCACCAACCAGCACCTCGTCCGGTCCATCCTGGCCATCATTCGCCAGGGCGGCATCAAGGTTTCCGATGACCTAACGCTTATGCCGGATCCCATCCTCACCGGCCGCAGCGCCAGCAAGCTGAAGGCCCTGGCGGAAAAGCACAGCTGCGAAAAAACCGGCCCGCTGAAGACCAGCACCGACCTGGAAGCCGTGCTCGCCGATGCCGCATATCCCATTTTCTTTGACGCCTCCGGCACCCTTCATCGCGCCCGGTTTGTGGAGATGGCCGCTGCTGCGGGCAAGGCCATCTACTGTGAAAAACCCACCGCCGTGGAAACCGCCGAGGCTCTGCGCCTGGCCGAAGTGTGTGAAAAAGCCGGCATCAAAAACGGCGTGGTGCAGGACAAGCTCTGGCTCCCCGGTCTGCGCAAACTGGCGCTGCTGAAGTCCCAGGGGTTCTTTGGCCGCATCCTCAGCGTGCGCGGCGAGTTCGGCTACTGGGTCTTCACCGGTGAGCATGAGGGCCAGCCCGCCCAGCGCCCGTCATGGAACTATCGCAAGGCCGACGGTGGCGGCATCATCGTGGACATGCTCTGCCACTGGCGATACGTGATTGATAATTTGTTCGGCGAGGTCAAGGCCGTCTCCTGCCTGGGCGCCACGCACATCCCGCAGCGGGTGGATGAAAAAGGCCAGACCTATGCCTGTGACACCGATGACAGCTGCTACGCCACTTTTGAAACCGCTGACGATGTCGTCTGCCAGTTCAACAGCTCCTGGAACGTCCGCGTGCGCCGCGATGACCTGCTGACCCTGCAGGTGGACGGCACCCACGGCTCCGCCATGGTTGGCCTGCGCAAGTGCTGGTTCCAGTCCATGGCCGGCACGCCCAAGCCCGTCTGGAATCCGGATGTGGACAGCCCCATCAATCATTATGACCACTGGCAGGAAGTGCCCGACACGGCAGAGTACGACAACGCCTTCAAAATCCAGTGGGAGCTCTTCATCAAACACGTCGCCCTGGACACCCCCTTCCGCTGGACGCTCAGAGAAGGCGCCAAAGGCGTGCAGCTCGCCGAACTCGGCCTCCAAAGCTGGGCGCAGCGCAAGTGGCTGGACGTGCCGAAGATCTGA
- a CDS encoding GntR family transcriptional regulator encodes MSKSIASSAAAASPLAAAIPTKQRAVYEALRTEIMSGQLQPGEVLVIDALAKRFQVSIIPVREALRQLQSERLVEIRAHTGVRVTPVDVSALTEIFALLAALETASAIHALPHLTEVHLQELEVMLKQLETAAANGDTAGFEQANRHFHLLPCRIAGFTRAEQGLQSILAEWERLHRLAFIGTRPPSQEQANKDHRAIVRAFRQKDAEKLSQLIHRHNTSALRHYQKLMA; translated from the coding sequence ATGTCCAAATCCATCGCCTCATCTGCGGCCGCCGCCAGCCCTCTGGCTGCGGCCATCCCGACCAAACAGCGGGCGGTATATGAGGCGCTGCGCACCGAGATCATGAGCGGCCAGTTGCAGCCCGGAGAGGTGCTGGTGATTGATGCGCTGGCGAAGCGGTTCCAGGTCAGCATCATTCCCGTCCGCGAAGCATTGCGGCAGTTGCAGTCCGAGCGCCTGGTGGAGATCCGCGCACACACAGGCGTGCGGGTGACGCCGGTGGATGTGTCCGCTTTGACCGAAATTTTCGCCCTGCTGGCGGCATTGGAAACAGCCTCTGCTATTCACGCATTGCCCCATTTAACAGAGGTGCATTTGCAGGAGCTGGAGGTCATGCTGAAGCAACTGGAAACTGCGGCTGCCAATGGTGACACCGCCGGCTTTGAGCAGGCCAACCGGCATTTTCATCTCCTGCCCTGCCGCATCGCCGGTTTCACCCGCGCAGAGCAGGGGCTGCAATCCATCCTGGCCGAATGGGAAAGGCTGCATCGTCTGGCTTTCATCGGCACCCGGCCGCCGAGCCAGGAGCAGGCCAACAAAGACCACCGCGCCATCGTCCGGGCCTTCCGCCAAAAGGACGCGGAAAAACTCAGCCAGTTGATCCACCGTCACAACACCTCAGCGCTGCGGCATTATCAGAAGCTAATGGCGTGA
- a CDS encoding autotransporter-associated beta strand repeat-containing protein: MRPLKNLLILPVIAGSLLMNLHAADFFWDADAAMDGSQNGSGEWSSAGSPLNWTAAPALTGSSNVPWVNATDSIAHLGAADGYTNAGTGGSLTLGENITLNQLRMGAQAGAYSILPGAGSHGLIFSGTAPVLHNESAADLTLQAGWQAAGGLVKTGSGRVILSAPAGGSTGTGSLAIHEGGVTLNAADTLPTGMALVLGNENTAGTLDVGFDQTAAGLSFQSRSSGATNSVTIAEGVTLTVNGALITGIVDGTAAGGSTLATMQGGGNLVVNHATGSFIVSSGAKAGGSTDFNTLDLAGLTSFTANVNRFDVGRSTNATGSFQAGRPSSTLTLAASNSITAGTLVIGANSQTTLSSFMNLGQENILHTDRLVLGVGRASATLRFGDGLSNPTLILRGTEGGSSRSSVTLGDSRNITAVGSTGGSSQPNGIVNLTDGTVDLMMDTLTIAVGGTDSGSFNGGTYGRGLGTFSFGGEDSLLDVNSLIIAKAANSNTNALNTPDTYLTTIGTLNMSGGSLIVNTRFVLGLSEDGATGNHQDSSGTFNLTGGSVIVGTADAPVDIELGDHDSDGGGTGIGVLNLTGGSMSVFGNIRRGSTGLTNGSLTLDGTSLNLNGGSIGDAAQPVTLSLQSGALANVGEINGGGALTKTGTGTLTLSGSNTYTGLTVVNEGRLLVSSATAMQSTSGLTVGGSGTFDFVTGSGGSLTLPALTLNNGASLGMEMGSSTGSLIINPAAVVSTDAAAVVNIRLHPINGQATPASSTLISAPGGGLTSNGTTYTLGAVYNTTDFTVTLQATDTQLTATTTAATPLANAYWFGGFAGDNDAWAASDGSTQSNWVMNADGTGSTGLVPGAGTNVFFSATGGSLPATTELGASMDILSLTINTATALTLNSPDHRLTIHGNAAITVADGAGAVTLNTMLDLEGTAPVISVDNTGGLTLAGEISGSGGLTKTGTGTLTLGASVNLYSGRTSVLGGTLAIGSEAALGGTGENLVTDYLLIDGGTLRAMESFALADAKRGITLGSNGGGIEVDAGKTLQIPNGLTGPGGLTKSGDGTLELSAVNTYTGITYLNAGTLALLGGNNRLPANARLDAGGSSTLDLGGNSQSLSLLQFTTGVAPTLFNITGNGGSLTVNNSGTATSFTSTDQTRPLTVDMSGLSSFTHNGGTQTLRVGLTGSGHSAQGATAVVTVTLAQTNTITAGSFLMGDQVGASGGGLSSLYLGQTNTLNFSSIAMASSRSSALLTFAPGLIDPTVKIRGNNGTAALGTWNMGAIGNFTNNVWTSTADFSAGSLDALITTLTVGRASGRAGTMNSTFIMGAGTLVVTNLNLGQTAGANDTSGTPPVPVARTREVNSLFELNGPGTVTVTNLMLADNTATSTLGSTSANGSLLMRGGTFNVGAGGINMVTNINTDIHTAHGTLDLRGGTLSVGGNIFKNPTGAGPALATLILNGGTLNLNGNSIGTAARPLDVITLQAGVLENVSEINGGGSITKSGSSTDILRLTGTHTYSGSTTVTGGSLFINGSHTGGGAYTVQTGATLGGSGSLALASGAGVSLDAGATLSVGDGTLGGQTLQLETAGLGQVSFTDSSSTLTLDLFSRPSPDVAAFLDESASSDLLVVDGGIALNEARLVIADPNGIASTFAYEDTWRIFDWSNVSNLDLGTGSNVFTIDPLLDLPALSNGHFWDLSDLYIGGTITVVPEPGRAGLLLIALGFAFFRRRRR; this comes from the coding sequence ATGCGCCCATTAAAGAACCTTCTCATTCTTCCCGTGATTGCAGGAAGCCTGCTGATGAATCTTCATGCGGCTGACTTTTTTTGGGATGCAGATGCCGCCATGGATGGAAGTCAAAATGGCAGTGGTGAATGGAGCAGTGCGGGCAGCCCGCTGAACTGGACTGCAGCCCCAGCCCTGACAGGCAGCAGCAATGTGCCATGGGTGAATGCCACTGACAGCATTGCCCACCTGGGCGCAGCGGACGGCTACACCAATGCGGGCACCGGCGGCAGCCTGACGCTGGGGGAAAACATCACGCTGAACCAGTTGCGCATGGGGGCACAGGCGGGGGCCTACAGCATTCTTCCGGGCGCTGGCAGTCATGGGCTGATTTTCAGCGGTACGGCTCCGGTTTTGCACAATGAATCCGCTGCGGACCTGACGCTCCAGGCAGGCTGGCAGGCGGCGGGCGGGCTGGTCAAAACAGGCAGCGGGCGCGTCATTCTGTCCGCTCCGGCAGGTGGCAGCACCGGCACTGGCAGCCTGGCCATCCATGAAGGCGGCGTCACGCTGAATGCAGCGGATACGCTTCCCACCGGCATGGCACTCGTTTTGGGAAATGAGAATACCGCCGGCACACTGGACGTGGGTTTTGACCAGACGGCGGCGGGGCTCTCCTTTCAGAGCCGCAGCAGCGGAGCCACCAATTCGGTGACCATCGCCGAGGGCGTCACATTGACCGTCAACGGCGCGCTGATCACCGGCATTGTGGACGGCACCGCTGCCGGTGGCAGCACCCTGGCGACGATGCAGGGTGGCGGCAATCTGGTGGTGAACCATGCCACCGGGAGTTTCATTGTCTCCAGCGGGGCCAAGGCGGGCGGGAGCACCGATTTCAACACCCTGGATCTGGCCGGTCTAACCAGTTTTACAGCGAATGTGAACCGCTTTGACGTGGGCCGCTCCACCAATGCAACCGGCAGCTTTCAGGCTGGCCGCCCATCCTCCACACTCACGCTCGCAGCCAGCAACAGCATCACGGCAGGCACCCTGGTCATCGGTGCCAACAGCCAGACCACGCTTTCAAGTTTCATGAACCTGGGCCAGGAAAACATCCTCCATACGGACCGTCTCGTCCTGGGTGTTGGCAGGGCCAGTGCCACCCTCCGGTTTGGCGACGGCCTCAGCAATCCCACGCTCATCCTGCGCGGCACTGAAGGCGGAAGCAGCCGCAGCAGTGTGACCTTGGGAGATTCCCGCAATATCACGGCCGTGGGCAGTACTGGCGGGAGCAGCCAGCCCAATGGCATCGTCAACCTCACGGATGGAACCGTGGACCTGATGATGGACACCCTCACCATCGCCGTTGGCGGCACAGACAGCGGCTCCTTCAATGGCGGCACTTATGGCCGGGGCCTGGGCACCTTCAGCTTTGGCGGAGAGGACAGCCTCTTAGATGTGAACTCCCTCATCATCGCCAAAGCGGCCAATTCCAATACCAACGCCCTCAACACTCCGGACACCTACCTGACGACCATCGGCACCCTCAACATGAGCGGAGGCAGCCTGATCGTGAACACGCGCTTTGTACTGGGCCTCAGTGAGGATGGCGCCACTGGCAATCATCAGGACAGCAGCGGCACCTTCAACCTCACGGGCGGCAGCGTCATCGTCGGCACGGCAGACGCCCCAGTGGACATCGAACTGGGCGATCATGACAGCGACGGCGGAGGCACCGGCATCGGGGTGCTGAATCTGACTGGCGGCAGCATGAGCGTCTTTGGCAACATCCGCCGCGGCAGCACCGGCCTCACCAACGGCAGCCTCACCCTGGACGGAACCTCCCTCAATCTCAATGGCGGCAGCATCGGCGATGCAGCACAGCCGGTGACCCTGAGCCTGCAAAGCGGTGCACTCGCCAATGTCGGCGAAATCAATGGCGGCGGCGCTTTGACCAAAACCGGCACCGGCACCCTGACGCTCAGCGGCAGCAATACCTACACCGGGCTCACGGTGGTGAACGAAGGACGCCTGCTGGTCAGCAGCGCCACCGCCATGCAGTCCACAAGCGGCCTCACGGTGGGCGGCAGCGGCACGTTTGACTTTGTGACCGGCAGCGGCGGCAGCCTCACCCTGCCCGCCCTGACGCTGAACAACGGTGCCTCGCTCGGCATGGAGATGGGCAGCAGCACAGGCTCTCTCATCATCAACCCGGCAGCCGTCGTCAGCACGGATGCGGCGGCGGTGGTGAACATCCGCCTGCACCCCATCAACGGCCAGGCCACGCCTGCAAGCTCCACGCTCATCAGCGCCCCCGGTGGCGGGCTCACCAGCAACGGAACCACTTATACTCTGGGAGCGGTTTACAATACCACCGACTTCACCGTCACACTCCAGGCAACGGATACGCAACTGACCGCCACGACCACTGCCGCCACTCCGCTGGCAAACGCTTATTGGTTCGGCGGATTCGCAGGCGACAATGACGCCTGGGCCGCCTCCGACGGCAGCACCCAGAGCAACTGGGTAATGAATGCCGACGGCACCGGCAGCACCGGCCTGGTGCCCGGGGCGGGAACGAATGTGTTCTTTTCCGCCACCGGCGGCAGCCTGCCCGCCACGACTGAGCTGGGAGCCAGCATGGACATCTTGAGCCTAACCATCAATACCGCCACGGCGCTGACGCTGAACTCTCCCGACCACCGCCTGACCATCCATGGAAATGCGGCCATCACCGTCGCTGACGGTGCCGGAGCTGTGACGTTGAATACCATGCTGGACCTGGAAGGAACCGCCCCCGTCATCAGCGTGGACAACACCGGCGGGCTTACCCTGGCAGGAGAAATTTCCGGTAGCGGCGGCCTCACCAAAACCGGCACCGGCACGCTCACCCTGGGTGCCAGCGTAAATTTGTATTCCGGTCGCACCAGCGTGCTCGGCGGCACCCTCGCCATCGGCAGTGAAGCGGCGCTGGGCGGCACCGGGGAGAACCTGGTGACGGATTACCTCCTTATCGATGGCGGCACGCTGCGGGCCATGGAATCCTTTGCCCTCGCCGATGCCAAACGCGGTATCACCCTGGGCAGCAATGGCGGGGGGATCGAGGTGGATGCCGGGAAAACACTGCAAATCCCAAATGGCCTTACCGGCCCGGGCGGCCTAACCAAAAGCGGCGATGGCACCCTGGAACTCAGCGCCGTCAATACCTACACGGGCATCACTTATCTAAACGCAGGCACCCTGGCCCTGCTGGGCGGGAATAATCGCCTGCCCGCCAATGCCCGACTGGATGCCGGCGGTAGCAGCACCCTGGACCTGGGCGGCAACAGCCAAAGTCTCTCCCTGCTCCAGTTCACCACTGGCGTGGCTCCCACATTATTTAACATCACCGGAAACGGCGGATCTCTGACAGTCAACAATAGCGGCACAGCCACCAGCTTTACATCCACCGACCAAACCCGCCCGCTGACGGTGGACATGAGCGGCCTGTCCAGCTTCACTCACAACGGTGGCACGCAGACCTTGCGTGTGGGACTGACTGGCAGCGGACACTCTGCCCAGGGGGCTACCGCCGTGGTGACCGTGACTCTGGCACAGACAAACACCATCACCGCCGGCTCATTCCTGATGGGAGACCAAGTCGGGGCTTCCGGCGGCGGTCTCAGCAGCTTGTATCTGGGGCAGACAAACACCCTCAATTTCAGCAGCATCGCTATGGCATCCTCACGCTCCAGTGCGCTGTTGACCTTTGCCCCAGGGCTTATTGACCCGACCGTCAAAATCCGTGGCAACAATGGCACAGCAGCCCTGGGCACCTGGAACATGGGAGCCATCGGCAATTTCACCAACAACGTTTGGACCTCCACAGCAGACTTCTCAGCCGGCAGTCTGGACGCCCTCATCACCACCCTGACCGTAGGCCGCGCCAGCGGTCGTGCAGGCACGATGAACTCCACTTTCATCATGGGCGCGGGCACACTCGTGGTCACCAATCTGAACCTCGGCCAGACCGCAGGGGCGAATGATACCTCCGGCACCCCACCGGTCCCCGTGGCCCGGACACGTGAGGTCAACAGCCTGTTTGAGCTAAACGGCCCGGGCACCGTCACCGTGACCAACCTGATGCTGGCAGACAACACCGCCACCTCCACCTTGGGCAGCACCAGCGCCAACGGCAGCCTGCTGATGCGCGGCGGCACTTTCAATGTGGGCGCGGGCGGCATCAACATGGTGACCAACATCAATACGGACATCCATACCGCGCATGGCACGCTGGACCTCCGGGGCGGCACGCTTTCTGTCGGCGGCAACATTTTCAAGAACCCCACCGGCGCAGGCCCTGCCCTGGCCACGCTGATCCTCAACGGCGGCACGCTGAACCTGAATGGAAACAGCATCGGCACGGCAGCGCGGCCGCTGGATGTCATCACGCTGCAAGCCGGTGTGCTGGAAAACGTCAGCGAAATCAACGGCGGCGGCTCCATCACCAAAAGCGGCAGCAGCACGGACATCCTGCGGCTGACCGGCACCCACACTTACAGCGGCAGCACCACCGTCACAGGCGGCAGCCTGTTCATCAATGGCAGCCACACGGGCGGCGGTGCTTACACGGTGCAAACCGGGGCCACGCTCGGCGGCAGCGGCAGCCTGGCGCTGGCCAGCGGTGCCGGTGTCAGCCTTGACGCAGGGGCCACCCTGTCCGTCGGCGATGGCACCCTGGGCGGGCAGACGCTGCAGCTTGAAACAGCCGGTCTGGGCCAGGTCAGCTTTACCGACAGCTCCAGCACCCTCACACTGGATCTCTTCAGCCGGCCAAGTCCCGACGTCGCCGCTTTCCTGGATGAGTCTGCCAGCTCTGACCTCCTGGTCGTGGATGGTGGCATCGCGCTGAATGAAGCCCGGCTTGTCATCGCCGATCCTAACGGCATCGCCAGCACCTTTGCCTATGAAGACACCTGGCGCATCTTTGACTGGAGCAATGTCAGCAACCTGGACCTGGGGACTGGCAGCAATGTTTTCACCATTGACCCGCTGCTGGACCTGCCCGCACTCTCCAACGGCCACTTCTGGGACCTGAGCGACCTTTACATCGGCGGCACCATCACCGTCGTGCCGGAACCTGGCCGTGCAGGCCTGCTGCTCATAGCCCTCGGTTTTGCTTTCTTCCGCCGTCGCCGCAGATAG